One window of Triplophysa rosa linkage group LG10, Trosa_1v2, whole genome shotgun sequence genomic DNA carries:
- the slc35f4 gene encoding solute carrier family 35 member F4 isoform X1 yields MSSTESPDLGEQPCFRLENLPGNSTHLTGKASPQVNNRWDAPEVTANGVQDIENRILRITGYYGYNPGYSSHKREDGSESHAETPVSETSGDGSAYQTCATTVLKVLGGLLVVLCVSSSWVGTTQVVQLTYKSFSCPFFITWFSTNWNILSFPLYYSGHVATTREKQTPIQKFRECSRLFGEEGMSLRVLLKRTAPFSILWTLTNYLYLLALRKLTATDVSALYCCHKAFVFLLSWIVLKDRFMGVRIVAAIMAITGIVMMAYADGFHGDSFMGVAFAVGSASTSALYKVLFKMFLGSANLGEAAHFFSTMGFFNLIFISCVPLILYFTKVEHWGSLSSLPWGYLCGVAGLWLVFNILVNVGVVLTYPILISIGTLLSVPGNAAIDVLKHEVIFSVVRLAATCIICLGFLLLLLPEEWDTVTVRFLTALADKKPEEHGEELTESSIQTRSRSRANGAVLIPMA; encoded by the exons ATGAGCAGCACGGAGAGTCCAGATTTGGGAGAGCAGCCTTGCTTTCGCCTGGAGAACCTACCGGGCAATAGCACGCACCTAACGGGCAAGGCGTCTCCGCAGGTGAACAACCGCTGGGATGCGCCTGAAGTGACGGCCAACGGGGTGCAAGACATTGAGAACCGGATTTTACGAATTACTGGCTATTACGGTTATAACCCTGGATACTCTAGCCATAAAA GAGAAGATGGTTCAGAGTCACACGCAGAGACTCCAGTCAGTGAAACCAGTGGTGATGGATCTGCATATCAGACCTGCGCCACCACAGTCCTGAAGGTGCTGGGTGGCCTGCTTGTGGTTCTGTGCGTCTCCTCGTCCTGGGTGGGCACAACGCAAGTGGTCCAGCTGACATATAAGTCCTTTTCCTGTCCCTTTTTCATCACCTGGTTCAGCACCAACTGGAACATCCTCTCCTTTCCCCTCTACTACTCTGGGCACGTGGCCACCACCAGAGAGAAGCAGACGCCCATTCAAAAATTCAG GGAATGCAGTCGGCTGTTTGGAGAGGAAGGCATGTCTCTGAGGGTCCTTCTGAAGAGAACAGCACCTTTCTCCATATTATGGACGTTGACTAACTACCTGTACCTCCTGGCGCTGAGAAAACTAACCGCTACGGATGTCTCAGCACTCTACTGCTGCCACAAAGCCTTTGTCTTCCTGCTGTCATGGATCGTCCTCAAAGATCGTTTCATGGGTGTGCGG ATTGTGGCTGCCATTATGGCAATCACAGGGATTGTCATGATGGCATATGCTGATGGTTTCCATGGGGATTCATTCATGGGTGTGGCCTTTGCAGTTGGCTCCGCCTCCACCTCAGCGCTCTACAAG GTGCTGTTTAAGATGTTCCTTGGCAGTGCCAATTTGGGCGAGGCAGCTCATTTCTTTTCCACGATGGGTTTCTTCAACCTCATCTTCATCTCCTGCGTTCCTTTGATTCTCTACTTCACCAAAGTGGAGCACTGGGGTTCCCTGTCCTCCTTGCCATGGGGTTACCTTTGTGGGGTGGCCGGCCTCTGGCTAG TTTTCAACATCCTGGTCAATGTAGGAGTGGTGCTCACATATCCTATACTCATATCCATTGGGACGTTACTCAGTGTTCCAGGCAATGCAG CCATTGATGTGCTGAAGCATGAGGTCATCTTCAGTGTTGTGCGTCTGGCTGCCACCTGCATCATCTGCCTGGGTTTCCTGCTGCTTCTGCTCCCTGAAGAGTGGGATACGGTCACCGTGCGCTTCCTCACCGCCCTGGCAGACAAGAAACCAGAGGAGCACGGCGAGGAGCTCACAGAGTCCAGCATCCAAACGCGCAGCCGGAGCAGAGCCAACGGAGCCGTATTAATCCCTATGGCATGA
- the slc35f4 gene encoding solute carrier family 35 member F4 isoform X2, translated as MKKHSARVAPLSSYSTQVLTCPISEGEDGSESHAETPVSETSGDGSAYQTCATTVLKVLGGLLVVLCVSSSWVGTTQVVQLTYKSFSCPFFITWFSTNWNILSFPLYYSGHVATTREKQTPIQKFRECSRLFGEEGMSLRVLLKRTAPFSILWTLTNYLYLLALRKLTATDVSALYCCHKAFVFLLSWIVLKDRFMGVRIVAAIMAITGIVMMAYADGFHGDSFMGVAFAVGSASTSALYKVLFKMFLGSANLGEAAHFFSTMGFFNLIFISCVPLILYFTKVEHWGSLSSLPWGYLCGVAGLWLVFNILVNVGVVLTYPILISIGTLLSVPGNAAIDVLKHEVIFSVVRLAATCIICLGFLLLLLPEEWDTVTVRFLTALADKKPEEHGEELTESSIQTRSRSRANGAVLIPMA; from the exons ATGAAGAAACACTCGGCCAGAGTGGCCCCTCTCAGCTCATATAGCACCCAGGTGCTCACCTGCCCCATCTCTGAAG GAGAAGATGGTTCAGAGTCACACGCAGAGACTCCAGTCAGTGAAACCAGTGGTGATGGATCTGCATATCAGACCTGCGCCACCACAGTCCTGAAGGTGCTGGGTGGCCTGCTTGTGGTTCTGTGCGTCTCCTCGTCCTGGGTGGGCACAACGCAAGTGGTCCAGCTGACATATAAGTCCTTTTCCTGTCCCTTTTTCATCACCTGGTTCAGCACCAACTGGAACATCCTCTCCTTTCCCCTCTACTACTCTGGGCACGTGGCCACCACCAGAGAGAAGCAGACGCCCATTCAAAAATTCAG GGAATGCAGTCGGCTGTTTGGAGAGGAAGGCATGTCTCTGAGGGTCCTTCTGAAGAGAACAGCACCTTTCTCCATATTATGGACGTTGACTAACTACCTGTACCTCCTGGCGCTGAGAAAACTAACCGCTACGGATGTCTCAGCACTCTACTGCTGCCACAAAGCCTTTGTCTTCCTGCTGTCATGGATCGTCCTCAAAGATCGTTTCATGGGTGTGCGG ATTGTGGCTGCCATTATGGCAATCACAGGGATTGTCATGATGGCATATGCTGATGGTTTCCATGGGGATTCATTCATGGGTGTGGCCTTTGCAGTTGGCTCCGCCTCCACCTCAGCGCTCTACAAG GTGCTGTTTAAGATGTTCCTTGGCAGTGCCAATTTGGGCGAGGCAGCTCATTTCTTTTCCACGATGGGTTTCTTCAACCTCATCTTCATCTCCTGCGTTCCTTTGATTCTCTACTTCACCAAAGTGGAGCACTGGGGTTCCCTGTCCTCCTTGCCATGGGGTTACCTTTGTGGGGTGGCCGGCCTCTGGCTAG TTTTCAACATCCTGGTCAATGTAGGAGTGGTGCTCACATATCCTATACTCATATCCATTGGGACGTTACTCAGTGTTCCAGGCAATGCAG CCATTGATGTGCTGAAGCATGAGGTCATCTTCAGTGTTGTGCGTCTGGCTGCCACCTGCATCATCTGCCTGGGTTTCCTGCTGCTTCTGCTCCCTGAAGAGTGGGATACGGTCACCGTGCGCTTCCTCACCGCCCTGGCAGACAAGAAACCAGAGGAGCACGGCGAGGAGCTCACAGAGTCCAGCATCCAAACGCGCAGCCGGAGCAGAGCCAACGGAGCCGTATTAATCCCTATGGCATGA